CATTTATGTCATAAAGGATATTTTGAACATTGACAAAACTattaccaaaagtgatattataatattttctctcattcttctcactatttatactattattattaatcaatattaatattactattattttgatgttataaattaataaataatttattttttaatatcatttaaatatacttaatcataattataattatatttaattattattaataatattattgttataatagtaaaaactagtagtaatgaataaatattaataataataataataataataataataataataattttatattaaagtagtaataactaatcaatatagtttcaaaatttaaaattgtgaattgtattcataatgataaagagttgaatatttttagttaggtgtttcgaccctaaaatgagtataaataatttaattaaaaatattcaattgatttaattactttaaataattaatttaattaggtattttgttattgatttatattatgaatgcaattagatgtatgtataaaacactaaactaaggagaaaaaaagatagaagaaagtaagataaaatactaaaaagaaagaagaaaatgaagaaaaaagaaagaagaataaactaaaaaaagaagaaaaaaaaatcacatatttggttctatttaattgaaatttccaaaaatatcatccataacaaaaaaaatcacatatttggtacctaGAGTTATTTTTGTCTTGGaataccaaaaacgatataaaataaagatcagatattatttatgtgcgaaagtaaaaaatcaggtaccatttatatAGTTTACCCTACTATGTATTGCAGGGGCATCAGTATTGCTATTTATCCAACAACCATTTAACGCATTAAATCCATCTATCAagcaaataaattaagaaaattgttaGTATTATATTCCTTTTAGGCCAAAACCTTCAAGATAAGACCCAACCTcctcataaataaaataacgtATAGAAATAATATGTTAGTTCAAAAGTTTTCTAAGAACTACGGTggattacataattttaagaaactaATTTAAATGGAAATATTAGTTACTAGTGGAGTACATAATATGTcggattttaaatattttccgAGGCCAAAACCTTCAAGCAAGGAGGGTTTGTCATCCatcataaaatatcatgggcacaaataactaaaattgcaAGCAACACTATTATTAATTGATCCAAACACATGATACCAACATGTATATGAAGATTGAATCTTTAAAAACACCGTGTTCAACATGACcctaaaaaaatacaaatgtgTGTGTATCCAACCAACTATGTACTCAACTGATTAACAGCCTTCAACCGCTGCTGATAGACAAGAAAAAAGTACACTTAATTTTGAAGCAATGAAATATTTCGATCCAATAAGCAGTATACAACAGATTGTAAATTagattacaaaatacaatCAAGACAATTACAATGGATATATTAGCATttataaagagagaataaaaacCTAGTGGATGGagtacaacaacaaaatagaGCATAGCTAATGTTCTCCGATAATGAAGCTACTTAAGAGTGCTGTAACGGTTCGTGCCATGCTTTGCCCAGTGGTCTTTGAGATCGAGGGGGGAGGAGAAGTCATACCCCTCTGCAGCGAGTCGATTGAGCAGCTTGTTGAATGCACTCCCACTCATCTTTCTCCCCCCAACTCTGGAGTAGCGTTTGTTCGCTACCTGAGGCAGTGGATACATTGAGATCGTGGTTGTACAGCATGCAGATTGCCAGCCTCCGTTCCCCCATCTGTAGCATGGCTGTGGCGAGCCTGTGCATGAGCAAACAGGGACTGGCATGGCTGATTCATCGAAATTGATTTGGTTTAAACCCAAATTATCCTTCCAGGAGACTTGCTTATCTAGGTACTCCTCATCACTGTCCAAACCGTGCTCATTACTCCAACCATTGTACGCATCAGAATTTACCTCCTCTTTTATCACTGCTTCAGCAGTTCTTTTGCCTGCTCTCGGAGGCTTGGCTGATTTTGTTGCTTTTCCTTCTTTGTCTTTCGTCTGCCTCCCTCTCCGAGGCTTAGGGGTTTCGGCAGTCTCTGCAATAACAATTTCATTGCCTCGTAAGTTTCCTTTAGGACTATATCCAGCAGCTTCAGAAACACACATTTGCTGTTGTTGCTGGTACTGGACGATACGTTTGCCCCCACTTGCAAGCTCATTTTCATATGAATCAGGGATATCGGTGTTGTCGTTCATTGAGCTCTCTCGATATCGAAGAGAAGCAATCGCTTCATCCCGTTCTTGAATGGCAGCGTTTCTTTCAGCAATTGCAGCATCCCTCTGTAACATTGCCATATCACGCTCTTGAAAAGCCCTCTTCCTCTCCTCCAATGCCATGTTCTTTTCTCGGATGGCAGCATCTCTGTCGGCCGTGATGGCCATAAAGGTTTTTATTGTCAAGTGATTGTGGTCCTTCAGTAAAGCATGAAGTCAGTAAAGATAGCATCTGATAAGATGAGAGGTTAAACATATATTCACAGTATAcctatttttcttaacattgtTTTACTACTCTCCTATTCCCCTAGCTACTAACCATCCTCATAATGCATGGAAAGAGATGAAGATGAATAAAGA
The genomic region above belongs to Salvia hispanica cultivar TCC Black 2014 chromosome 3, UniMelb_Shisp_WGS_1.0, whole genome shotgun sequence and contains:
- the LOC125214837 gene encoding protein BASIC PENTACYSTEINE6-like, whose amino-acid sequence is MMDHNHLTIKTFMAITADRDAAIREKNMALEERKRAFQERDMAMLQRDAAIAERNAAIQERDEAIASLRYRESSMNDNTDIPDSYENELASGGKRIVQYQQQQQMCVSEAAGYSPKGNLRGNEIVIAETAETPKPRRGRQTKDKEGKATKSAKPPRAGKRTAEAVIKEEVNSDAYNGWSNEHGLDSDEEYLDKQVSWKDNLGLNQINFDESAMPVPVCSCTGSPQPCYRWGNGGWQSACCTTTISMYPLPQVANKRYSRVGGRKMSGSAFNKLLNRLAAEGYDFSSPLDLKDHWAKHGTNRYSTLK